Proteins from a genomic interval of Thermoanaerobacterium thermosaccharolyticum DSM 571:
- the ymfI gene encoding elongation factor P 5-aminopentanone reductase — MFNGKVIVVTGGSGGIGSFICKKLAELGGCVAIHYNSDYESANNLRRHIKEELGYADIFKADISNRSEVEMMMKDIFDKFGRIDYLVNNAGISQIKPFMDITEDEWKHMMDINLGGAFNCTQSALKYMLKNKKGAIVNISSMWGIYGASCEVHYSAAKGGIIAFTKALAKELGPSNIRVNCVAPGVIDTKMNRKLSVDIIEDLASRTSLERLGTPDEVAKAVSFLLSDESSFITGQVLTVDGGFI, encoded by the coding sequence ATGTTTAATGGAAAGGTCATAGTAGTGACTGGAGGTTCAGGTGGCATTGGTTCTTTTATATGTAAAAAACTTGCAGAATTAGGCGGATGTGTTGCAATTCATTATAACAGCGACTATGAGAGTGCCAATAATTTAAGAAGGCACATAAAAGAAGAATTAGGTTATGCAGATATATTTAAAGCGGATATAAGCAACAGATCAGAAGTGGAAATGATGATGAAAGATATCTTTGATAAATTTGGGCGGATAGATTATCTGGTTAATAATGCTGGTATTTCACAGATAAAACCTTTTATGGACATAACAGAGGACGAATGGAAACATATGATGGATATAAATTTAGGTGGAGCATTTAACTGTACACAAAGTGCTTTAAAATATATGCTAAAGAATAAAAAAGGTGCTATTGTAAATATTTCATCAATGTGGGGAATATATGGCGCATCATGTGAAGTACATTATTCGGCTGCAAAAGGTGGTATTATAGCTTTTACTAAGGCGTTGGCAAAAGAATTAGGACCATCAAATATCCGTGTCAATTGCGTAGCACCAGGAGTCATTGATACGAAAATGAACAGGAAATTATCGGTTGATATAATTGAGGATTTAGCATCAAGGACGTCTCTTGAAAGGCTAGGAACTCCAGATGAAGTTGCCAAAGCTGTATCTTTTTTATTGTCTGATGAATCTTCATTTATAACAGGACAAGTTTTAACAGTTGATGGAGGATTCATTTAA
- a CDS encoding sugar phosphate nucleotidyltransferase, whose translation MKALLLAGGLGTRLRPLTNFLPKPMVPIMGKPLLESTILRLKHQGVDEVVISTCYKSNHIEKYFGDGEKLGVKVSYIKEDIPLGTGGAIKNAEDFFDDTFIVLNSDIICDLNIKNLVEYHKSKNALATIAMTKVEDPSQYGVIEYDDNDFITAFKEKPKPYETNSKWINAGIYVFEPELLSEIPKDEVVSIERDTYPKLLSKGCSMAAYRYDGYWIDIGTIEKYKRVHFDIFEDNCKFVDVRDYNFKRKTTMIDPSAKIVEPIFIGNNVKIDAKANIGPYVVIGDNTHIGSNSIIRHSIIWDNVKINKNVNLINAVVASNSIIDGMRKIVDEVYANNFNDYAVS comes from the coding sequence ATGAAAGCTTTATTGCTAGCGGGAGGATTAGGGACAAGACTAAGACCTCTAACAAATTTTCTTCCTAAACCTATGGTACCCATAATGGGAAAGCCTTTGTTAGAGTCAACCATTTTAAGATTAAAGCATCAAGGTGTAGATGAAGTAGTTATAAGTACATGTTATAAATCGAATCATATAGAAAAATATTTTGGAGATGGTGAAAAATTAGGCGTAAAAGTCTCTTATATTAAAGAAGATATACCTCTTGGTACAGGCGGTGCTATAAAAAATGCAGAAGATTTTTTTGATGATACTTTTATAGTTCTCAATTCAGATATCATTTGTGATTTGAACATTAAAAATCTTGTAGAATACCATAAGTCAAAAAATGCTTTAGCTACGATTGCTATGACTAAAGTTGAAGATCCGTCTCAATACGGTGTAATTGAATATGACGATAATGATTTCATTACGGCATTTAAGGAGAAGCCGAAACCATATGAGACAAATTCTAAATGGATAAACGCCGGAATATATGTGTTTGAGCCTGAGCTATTAAGCGAAATTCCAAAAGATGAAGTTGTGTCGATAGAGAGGGATACATATCCCAAACTTCTTTCAAAAGGATGCAGCATGGCTGCATATAGGTATGATGGATACTGGATAGATATAGGTACTATTGAAAAATATAAAAGAGTTCACTTTGATATTTTTGAAGATAATTGTAAATTCGTTGATGTGAGAGATTATAATTTTAAACGCAAAACTACTATGATAGACCCTTCAGCAAAGATAGTAGAACCAATTTTTATAGGGAACAATGTGAAAATAGATGCAAAAGCAAATATTGGACCATACGTTGTTATAGGTGACAATACTCACATAGGATCTAACAGCATAATAAGGCATAGCATCATATGGGACAATGTGAAAATTAACAAAAATGTAAATTTAATAAATGCAGTTGTTGCCTCAAATAGCATTATTGATGGAATGAGAAAGATTGTAGATGAAGTTTATGCTAATAATTTTAATGATTATGCAGTAAGTTGA
- a CDS encoding glycosyltransferase family 4 protein, with translation MVKNKEIKIAFLSTFPPRECGIATFTQDLVNELKDIKIINEPKVIAINDREYDYDDDVIYELQQHDRNSYIKLAEKLNDSSIDLLVIEHEYGIYGGEWGEYILDLINNLKIPYVVTLHTILSEPLDKQKYILQELCKKSKRVVTMAKNTIPLLLNVYGVDEKKIAVLPHGVPNLPTLSSESLRKKYNIDDKFVVSTFGLISPGKGLEYGIEAIAKVKEEHPDILYLILGQTHPNIVKSDGEVYRDFLIRRVNELNLNDNVKFVNKYLTKREIVEYLKLSDVYMTPYIGREQAVSGTLAYAAGLGKLVVSTPYKYAEEILSDGRGLLANFKDPDSIAKCIKFAIENPHKRQLMEEKMKVYGKSMMWDNVALEYVEMFLRIFEDLEDDAKEAV, from the coding sequence ATGGTGAAGAATAAAGAGATAAAAATAGCATTTTTAAGTACATTTCCTCCTAGAGAATGTGGTATAGCAACATTTACTCAAGATTTAGTAAATGAACTTAAAGATATTAAAATAATAAACGAGCCAAAGGTAATTGCTATAAATGATAGAGAATATGATTACGACGATGATGTTATTTATGAATTGCAGCAGCATGACAGGAATAGTTATATAAAATTAGCTGAAAAATTGAATGATTCTTCAATTGACTTATTAGTAATTGAGCATGAGTACGGGATATATGGTGGAGAATGGGGCGAGTACATCCTTGATCTGATAAATAATTTGAAGATACCTTATGTTGTAACGCTTCACACTATATTATCAGAGCCATTAGATAAGCAGAAGTATATTTTGCAAGAATTGTGTAAGAAAAGCAAAAGAGTCGTCACTATGGCCAAAAATACAATTCCACTACTTTTAAATGTGTACGGTGTTGATGAGAAAAAGATAGCCGTTTTGCCCCATGGTGTTCCGAATCTGCCTACATTGTCAAGTGAAAGTTTGAGAAAGAAGTATAATATAGACGATAAATTTGTTGTTAGCACTTTTGGACTCATAAGTCCCGGCAAAGGATTAGAATATGGCATAGAAGCAATTGCAAAGGTAAAAGAAGAACATCCTGATATACTGTACCTTATTCTTGGACAGACGCATCCTAACATAGTCAAGTCTGATGGTGAAGTTTATAGAGATTTTCTAATAAGGCGTGTCAATGAACTTAATTTAAACGATAATGTAAAGTTTGTTAATAAATATTTAACAAAGAGAGAGATTGTAGAATATTTAAAACTTTCAGATGTGTATATGACACCGTACATTGGAAGAGAACAGGCTGTAAGTGGGACACTGGCATATGCCGCAGGGCTAGGAAAACTAGTAGTTTCGACGCCGTACAAATATGCTGAAGAAATTTTAAGCGATGGCAGAGGATTATTGGCTAATTTTAAAGATCCAGATTCTATAGCGAAATGTATAAAGTTTGCCATAGAAAACCCTCACAAGAGACAACTTATGGAGGAGAAAATGAAGGTTTATGGAAAGTCAATGATGTGGGATAATGTTGCACTAGAATATGTTGAGATGTTTTTGAGAATATTTGAAGATTTAGAAGATGATGCCAAAGAAGCAGTATAA
- a CDS encoding glycosyl transferase — MNGKSLFNHLFILTDDTGMMQHSIGSTPNPKYGYTTDDNARAIIASAMMYEMYKEEKFLNLIKRYLSFLMYAQDEDGYFRNFMTYDRKFIDDDFSEDCFGRCMWALGYLLDSPLDDRIKLSALKMIEKSLPIIDDLKYIRGKAYTLIGLYHIYNAENKFKKDFIKGKIVNLTNDIIKWYEKNSNDDWKWFEGTVSYDNGIIPLSLLKSFIVLKDEKILDIALESLEFLDSICFRNGYFKAVGCKGWYERGKNIAEFDEQPVEAYTMALMYIDAYNVTGNEKYRERALACDDWFYGKNSKGVSLYDESSGGCSDAITDYGVNSNEGAESLISIIISHCATSELK, encoded by the coding sequence ATGAATGGTAAAAGTTTGTTTAATCATTTGTTTATACTGACAGACGATACAGGAATGATGCAACATTCAATTGGTTCTACTCCTAATCCTAAGTATGGCTATACAACAGATGATAATGCAAGGGCAATAATAGCTTCTGCCATGATGTACGAAATGTACAAAGAAGAAAAATTCCTAAATTTGATTAAGAGGTACTTATCTTTCCTAATGTATGCTCAGGATGAAGATGGGTATTTCAGAAATTTCATGACATATGATAGAAAATTCATTGACGATGATTTTTCTGAAGACTGTTTCGGCAGATGCATGTGGGCACTTGGATACTTATTGGATTCTCCTTTAGATGATAGGATTAAGTTATCTGCTTTAAAGATGATTGAGAAATCACTACCTATTATTGATGATTTAAAATATATTAGAGGAAAAGCATATACTCTTATAGGGCTTTATCACATTTATAATGCAGAAAACAAATTTAAAAAAGATTTTATTAAAGGCAAAATAGTGAACTTGACCAATGACATTATTAAATGGTACGAAAAAAATTCAAATGATGATTGGAAATGGTTTGAAGGTACTGTATCATATGATAATGGAATTATTCCATTATCACTTTTAAAATCTTTTATTGTCTTAAAAGACGAAAAAATTCTAGATATAGCATTAGAAAGTTTAGAATTTTTGGACTCTATATGCTTTAGAAATGGCTATTTTAAAGCTGTCGGTTGCAAAGGATGGTATGAAAGAGGTAAAAACATAGCAGAGTTTGATGAGCAGCCTGTAGAAGCATATACGATGGCTCTTATGTATATAGATGCGTACAATGTTACAGGAAATGAAAAATACAGAGAAAGAGCATTAGCTTGCGATGATTGGTTTTATGGCAAAAATTCAAAAGGAGTAAGCTTGTACGATGAATCAAGTGGCGGCTGCAGTGATGCTATAACAGATTATGGAGTGAATTCAAATGAAGGAGCTGAAAGCCTTATTTCAATTATAATTTCCCATTGTGCCACTAGTGAATTAAAATGA
- a CDS encoding pseudouridine synthase: MAKMRIDKLLSNTGFGTRKEVKGFIKEGLVTVNGRTVNDPGLIIETDKDDIIFNDEKIFYRKYIYIMMNKPRGVISATYDPSEKTVLDLLPDDIKARKVFPAGRLDKDTEGLLLLTNDGILAHKLLSPKKHVYKKYYAEISGFIDEDDISLFSNGIVLDDGYKTMPAYLEIISSGSISKVYVSIKEGKYHQIKRMFESLGSKVIYLKRLSMGYLNLDENLKEGEWRELTDNELKLLLLSVE; encoded by the coding sequence ATGGCAAAGATGCGAATTGATAAGCTTCTATCAAATACGGGGTTTGGAACTAGGAAAGAAGTAAAAGGCTTCATAAAAGAAGGTCTTGTAACCGTAAACGGCAGAACTGTCAATGATCCCGGGCTAATCATCGAAACTGATAAAGATGACATTATATTTAACGATGAAAAAATATTTTATAGAAAATATATATACATAATGATGAACAAACCAAGAGGTGTCATTAGCGCTACTTATGATCCGTCAGAAAAAACTGTACTAGATCTTTTGCCAGATGATATTAAAGCAAGAAAAGTCTTCCCTGCAGGAAGACTTGACAAAGACACGGAAGGACTACTTCTTCTTACAAATGACGGTATACTAGCCCATAAATTGCTATCACCAAAAAAGCATGTGTATAAAAAATATTACGCAGAGATTTCTGGATTTATTGATGAAGATGATATTTCATTGTTTTCAAACGGCATCGTTTTAGATGATGGTTATAAGACTATGCCTGCTTATTTAGAAATAATATCATCAGGTAGTATATCAAAAGTTTACGTGTCAATCAAAGAAGGAAAATATCATCAAATAAAAAGGATGTTTGAATCACTTGGCTCAAAGGTTATTTATCTAAAAAGGCTTTCCATGGGATATCTTAATCTAGATGAAAATTTAAAAGAAGGGGAATGGAGAGAATTAACAGATAACGAGTTAAAGCTGCTCTTATTGTCTGTCGAATAA